Proteins encoded together in one Salvelinus alpinus unplaced genomic scaffold, SLU_Salpinus.1 scaffold_41, whole genome shotgun sequence window:
- the LOC139567062 gene encoding protein mab-21-like 2 — protein sequence MIATQAKLVYQLNKYYSERCQTRKAAIAKTIREVCKVVSDVLKEVEVQEPRFISSLSEIEARFEGMEVIAPNEFEVVLYLNQMGVFNFVDDGSLPGCAVLKLSDGRKRSMSLWVEFITASGYLSARKIRSRFQTLVAQAVDKCSYRDVVKMVADTSEVKLRIRERYVVQITPAFKCTGIWPRSAAQWPMPHIPWPGPNRVAEVKAEGFNLLSKECYSLTGKQSSAESDAWVLQFSEAENRLLMAGCRKRCLSVLKTLRDRHLELPGQPLQSYHMKTLLLYECEKHPRETDWDESCLGDRINGILLQLISCLQCRRCPHYFLPNLDLFQGKPHSALEAAAKQTWRLAREILTNAKSLDKL from the coding sequence ATGATCGCGACGCAGGCAAAGCTGGTCTACCAGCTCAACAAATATTACAGCGAGAGATGCCAAACTCGAAAAGCGGCCATTGCAAAGACTATCCGGGAGGTGTGTAAGGTAGTGTCGGACGTCCTGAAGGAGGTCGAGGTGCAGGAACCCAGGTTCATCTCCTCTCTCAGCGAGATAGAGGCGCGCTTCGAGGGGATGGAGGTCATAGCCCCCAACGAGTTCGAGGTAGTCCTCTACCTCAACCAGATGGGAGTGTTCAACTTTGTTGACGACGGTTCTCTGCCCGGCTGCGCTGTACTGAAGCTGAGCGACGGCCGCAAAAGAAGTATGTCTCTCTGGGTCGAGTTCATAACCGCCTCGGGCTACCTTTCCGCCCGGAAGATCCGCTCAAGGTttcagactctggtggcgcaagCGGTGGATAAGTGTAGCTACCGTGACGTGGTTAAAATGGTAGCAGATACAAGTGAGGTAAAACTAAGGATCCGGGAGAGATACGTGGTTCAGATCACCCCTGCGTTCAAGTGCACAGGGATCTGGCCTAGGAGCGCTGCCCAGTGGCCCATGCCCCATATCCCCTGGCCTGGTCCGAACCGGGTGGCCGAGGTCAAGGCCGAGGGCTTTAACCTGCTCTCCAAAGAGTGCTACTCGTTGACCGGGAAACAGAGCTCGGCTGAGAGTGACGCCTGGGTCTTGCAGTTCAGCGAGGCCGAGAATAGGCTCCTGATGGCGGGATGCAGGAAAAGATGCCTCTCGGTCCTGAAGACTCTCCGCGACCGTCATCTCGAGCTACCCGGTCAGCCACTCCAGAGCTACCACATGAAGACCCTGCTGCTGTATGAGTGTGAGAAACACCCGAGAGAGACCGACTGGGACGAGTCCTGCCTCGGAGATCGAATCAACGGAATTCTGCTGCAGCTCATCTCGTGTTTGCAGTGCCGCAGATGCCCCCATTATTTCTTACCAAATTTGGACCTGTTTCAGGGGAAACCACACTCGGCCCTGGAAGCTGCCGCAAAGCAGACGTGGAGACTGGCGAGGGAAATCCTCACGAATGCAAAAAGTTTGGACAAATTATAA